One stretch of Streptomyces sp. 135 DNA includes these proteins:
- a CDS encoding ABC transporter substrate-binding protein, which yields MRPRTTALTLLLTGALLAASACAKEDDTGASAPAKPRTVTPVSGCGKGSWTDPADLAPDREPARCAPGTPAPKPLPEERRLTIATGTLSAEYVAPLQMAVDKGEFEKEGLDVELKVLPTPDALPLLAKGDLDAQWAAPEAAVMNGITSGFDIKWTAGNFSPDPRSKSGLWVKLKKGESAAHVPMAGRKMGTMIGKGSVIAYPMNKALKKHGGGLDEIRFQQLGSADVLTALRQGGTDSAWLLDPVWRKVDGDKRYAFLGGQPQGEPLGGLLFGPNLLKKDPDAGVALLRAYIRTVNTYFAGDYKADKAFAGELAELLKTDEDVLLATPSLRMDWEIRAGTTDRLQDAYRAEGVSEGDKVPEEQVVDRELYEEAVGHQ from the coding sequence ATGCGCCCTCGCACCACCGCGCTCACGCTGCTCCTCACCGGCGCCCTGCTCGCCGCGTCGGCCTGCGCGAAGGAGGACGACACGGGAGCGTCCGCCCCTGCGAAGCCCCGCACCGTCACCCCGGTCTCCGGCTGCGGCAAGGGCAGCTGGACCGACCCCGCCGACCTGGCGCCCGACCGCGAGCCCGCACGCTGCGCCCCGGGCACACCCGCGCCCAAGCCGCTGCCCGAGGAGCGCCGCCTCACGATCGCGACCGGCACGCTGAGCGCCGAGTACGTCGCGCCGCTCCAGATGGCGGTGGACAAGGGCGAGTTCGAGAAGGAGGGCCTGGACGTCGAGCTGAAGGTCCTGCCCACGCCCGACGCGCTCCCCCTCCTCGCCAAGGGCGACCTCGACGCCCAGTGGGCGGCCCCCGAGGCCGCCGTGATGAACGGCATCACCAGCGGCTTCGACATCAAGTGGACGGCCGGCAACTTCTCCCCCGACCCCCGTTCCAAGAGCGGGCTGTGGGTGAAGCTCAAAAAGGGCGAGAGCGCCGCCCACGTCCCGATGGCGGGCCGCAAGATGGGCACGATGATCGGCAAGGGGTCCGTCATCGCGTACCCCATGAACAAGGCCCTGAAGAAGCACGGCGGCGGCCTGGACGAGATCCGGTTCCAGCAACTGGGCTCGGCGGACGTCCTCACCGCCCTCCGGCAGGGCGGCACCGACTCGGCCTGGCTGCTCGACCCGGTGTGGCGCAAGGTCGACGGCGACAAGCGGTACGCGTTCCTCGGCGGCCAGCCCCAGGGCGAACCGCTGGGCGGCCTCCTCTTCGGGCCGAACCTCCTCAAGAAGGACCCGGACGCGGGCGTCGCCCTGCTGCGCGCGTACATCAGGACGGTGAACACGTACTTCGCCGGCGACTACAAGGCCGACAAGGCCTTCGCCGGGGAGCTGGCCGAGCTGCTCAAGACGGACGAGGATGTCCTGCTCGCCACGCCGTCCCTGCGCATGGACTGGGAGATCCGCGCGGGCACGACGGACCGCCTCCAGGACGCCTACCGCGCGGAGGGCGTCTCCGAGGGCGACAAGGTCCCGGAGGAGCAGGTGGTCGACCGCGAGCTGTACGAGGAGGCGGTCGGCCATCAGTGA
- a CDS encoding ABC transporter permease, with product MSRLTGDRTGKTSRVEREEREGRDERDERDEEGVLVRRPGPHELRPVRTHRRRRALELALAVGVPLALVLLWQLAAVSGWIDDRVYPAPQTIIEDGWRRAADGDLWPDVWATLKRVLAGYAVGTVAGYALGLLMGSLSLVRAALEPTLDALYVVPKLALLPVFLNMFGLGEGPQIALVATTVFFFVWISTMAAVLAVPSGHRDAGRVFGASPWQMFRHVLLPASLPAVLVGARIAAGVAVLVIVASEQIAAADGLGHLIFDSRALFQNDVMFVGIVCVAVLGVVFSELVRVVGRLLTPWAPRDRGRSQS from the coding sequence ATGAGCCGCCTCACCGGCGACCGCACCGGCAAGACCTCACGAGTCGAGCGGGAAGAGCGGGAAGGGCGCGACGAGCGGGACGAGCGGGACGAGGAAGGCGTACTGGTCAGAAGGCCGGGCCCGCACGAACTGCGCCCCGTGCGCACCCACCGCAGACGACGCGCCCTCGAACTCGCGCTCGCCGTCGGCGTACCGCTCGCCCTGGTCCTGCTCTGGCAGCTCGCGGCCGTCAGCGGCTGGATCGACGACCGCGTCTACCCCGCGCCCCAGACGATCATCGAGGACGGCTGGCGGCGCGCGGCGGACGGCGACCTGTGGCCGGACGTGTGGGCGACACTCAAGCGCGTACTCGCCGGGTACGCCGTCGGCACGGTCGCGGGCTATGCGCTCGGCCTGCTGATGGGCTCCCTCTCCCTGGTGCGCGCCGCCCTCGAACCGACGCTGGACGCTTTGTACGTCGTACCGAAGCTCGCGCTCCTGCCCGTCTTCCTGAACATGTTCGGCCTCGGCGAGGGGCCGCAGATCGCCCTGGTGGCGACCACCGTCTTCTTCTTCGTCTGGATCTCGACGATGGCGGCGGTCCTCGCCGTGCCGTCCGGGCACCGTGACGCGGGCCGCGTCTTCGGCGCCTCGCCGTGGCAGATGTTCCGCCACGTCCTGCTGCCCGCGTCGCTCCCCGCGGTGCTGGTCGGCGCCCGGATCGCCGCCGGGGTCGCGGTCCTGGTGATCGTCGCCTCGGAGCAGATCGCGGCGGCCGACGGCCTCGGCCACCTCATCTTCGACTCCCGCGCGCTCTTCCAGAACGACGTGATGTTCGTCGGCATCGTCTGTGTCGCCGTGCTCGGCGTGGTCTTCTCCGAGCTGGTGCGCGTCGTGGGCCGGTTGCTCACGCCCTGGGCCCCGCGCGACCGGGGCCGGAGCCAGTCATGA
- a CDS encoding ABC transporter ATP-binding protein — MGDPHPKLEAHALTRTFGRAAKAVHALGPVDLKIAPGEFTCVVGPSGCGKSTLLRIAAGILRPSGGKLTIRTKAQHPAAMIFQDYGIYDWKTVQANVRFGLDIQRVPHEEADARATHWLSRMGLADFADAYPAALSGGMRQRVAIARALAVEPEILLMDEPFAALDAQLRTILQDELLALTQATRTTTLFITHSLEEAIVLGDRVLVMSARPGRVIAERRPPFPRPRTGEVRATGEFTALKSELWQLLRDEVGTEAAA; from the coding sequence GTGGGAGACCCGCACCCCAAACTGGAAGCACACGCACTGACCAGGACCTTCGGCCGCGCCGCCAAGGCGGTGCACGCGCTCGGACCCGTGGACCTGAAGATCGCCCCCGGCGAGTTCACCTGCGTGGTGGGCCCCTCCGGCTGCGGCAAATCGACCCTCCTGCGCATCGCCGCCGGCATCCTGCGCCCCAGCGGCGGCAAGCTGACCATCCGCACCAAGGCACAGCACCCGGCGGCGATGATCTTCCAGGACTACGGCATCTACGACTGGAAGACCGTCCAGGCCAACGTCAGATTCGGCCTGGACATCCAACGCGTCCCCCACGAAGAGGCCGACGCCAGAGCCACGCACTGGCTGAGCCGCATGGGCCTCGCCGACTTCGCGGACGCCTACCCGGCCGCCCTCTCCGGCGGCATGCGCCAACGCGTCGCCATCGCCCGCGCCCTGGCCGTGGAGCCCGAGATCCTGCTGATGGACGAGCCGTTCGCGGCGCTCGACGCCCAGCTGCGCACGATCCTCCAGGACGAGCTCCTCGCCCTCACCCAGGCCACCCGCACGACCACCCTCTTCATCACGCACAGCCTCGAAGAGGCGATCGTCCTCGGCGACCGCGTCCTGGTGATGTCGGCCCGGCCCGGCCGCGTCATCGCCGAGCGCCGCCCGCCGTTCCCCCGTCCCCGAACCGGCGAGGTCCGCGCGACCGGCGAGTTCACCGCGCTGAAGAGCGAGTTGTGGCAACTGCTGCGGGACGAGGTCGGCACGGAGGCGGCGGCATGA
- a CDS encoding Fur family transcriptional regulator, whose protein sequence is MSDLLERLRGRGWRMTAQRRVVAEVLNGDHVHLTADEVHARAADKLPEISRATVYNTLGELVSLGEILEVSTDRRAKRYDPNAHRPHHHLVCARCGAIRDVHPTGNPLTSLPDSERFGFTVEGVEVTYRGVCPSCAAA, encoded by the coding sequence ATGAGTGACCTGTTGGAACGACTGCGCGGACGCGGCTGGCGCATGACCGCACAGCGGCGCGTCGTGGCCGAGGTCCTCAACGGGGACCACGTCCACCTCACGGCGGACGAGGTGCACGCCCGCGCCGCGGACAAGCTGCCCGAGATCTCCCGGGCGACCGTCTACAACACCCTGGGCGAGCTGGTGAGCCTCGGCGAGATCCTCGAAGTCTCGACGGACCGCCGCGCGAAGCGGTACGACCCGAACGCCCACCGCCCCCACCACCACCTGGTCTGCGCCCGCTGCGGCGCGATCCGTGACGTGCACCCCACGGGCAACCCCCTGACCAGCCTCCCCGACTCCGAGCGCTTCGGCTTCACGGTCGAGGGCGTCGAGGTCACCTACCGCGGCGTCTGCCCTAGCTGCGCGGCGGCCTAG
- a CDS encoding catalase produces the protein MALAKGQDPQVLNTQEAHVTQGPLTTEAGAPVADNQNSETAGVGGPVLVQDQLLLEKLAHFNRERIPERVVHARGAGAYGTFTLTRDVSQWTRANFLSEVGKQTETFLRFSTVAGNLGAADAVRDPRGWALKFYTEEGNYDLVGNNTPVFFIRDAIKFPDFIHTQKRDPYTGSQEADNVWDFWGLSPESTHQVTWLFGDRGIPASYRHMDGFGSHTYQWNNEAGEVFWVKYHFKTDQGIKNLTQAEANKLAGEDPDSHQRDLREAIERGEYPTWTVGVQVMPAAEAATYRFNPFDLTKVWPHADYPVIEIGKLELNRNPENVFAEVEQAIFSPAHFVPGIGPSPDKMLQGRLFAYGDAHRYRVGINADHLPVNRPHATEARTHSRDGFLYDGRHKGAKNYEPNSFGGPFQTDRPLWQSVPVTGGTGNHETPRHAEDNDFVQAGNLYRLMSEDEKNRLIENLSGFIAKVSRDEIAERAINNFRQADGDFGKRLEAAVQALRG, from the coding sequence ATGGCATTGGCCAAGGGACAGGACCCGCAGGTTTTGAATACGCAGGAGGCGCACGTGACGCAGGGACCGCTCACCACGGAGGCCGGCGCGCCGGTAGCCGACAACCAGAACAGTGAGACCGCGGGCGTCGGCGGGCCGGTCCTGGTGCAGGATCAGCTGCTGCTGGAGAAGCTCGCCCACTTCAACCGCGAGCGGATCCCGGAGCGCGTCGTGCACGCACGCGGCGCGGGGGCCTACGGCACCTTCACGCTCACCCGTGACGTCTCGCAGTGGACGCGGGCGAACTTCCTCTCCGAGGTCGGCAAGCAGACCGAGACGTTCCTGCGGTTCTCCACCGTGGCGGGCAACCTCGGCGCGGCCGACGCGGTGCGCGACCCGCGCGGCTGGGCGCTGAAGTTCTACACCGAAGAGGGCAACTACGACCTCGTCGGCAACAACACCCCGGTCTTCTTCATCCGGGACGCCATCAAGTTCCCCGACTTCATCCACACCCAGAAGCGGGACCCCTACACGGGCTCGCAGGAGGCGGACAACGTCTGGGACTTCTGGGGGCTCAGCCCGGAGAGCACCCATCAGGTGACCTGGCTCTTCGGTGACCGCGGCATCCCCGCGTCGTACCGCCACATGGACGGCTTCGGCTCGCACACCTACCAGTGGAACAACGAGGCCGGCGAGGTCTTCTGGGTCAAGTACCACTTCAAGACCGACCAGGGCATCAAGAACCTCACCCAGGCCGAGGCCAACAAGCTCGCCGGTGAGGACCCCGACTCCCACCAGCGCGACCTGCGCGAGGCCATCGAGCGGGGCGAGTACCCGACCTGGACCGTGGGCGTGCAGGTCATGCCGGCGGCCGAGGCGGCGACGTACCGCTTCAACCCGTTCGACCTCACCAAGGTGTGGCCGCACGCGGACTACCCGGTCATCGAGATCGGCAAGCTGGAGCTCAACCGCAACCCGGAGAACGTCTTCGCGGAGGTCGAGCAGGCCATCTTCAGTCCCGCCCACTTCGTGCCGGGCATCGGTCCCTCCCCGGACAAGATGCTCCAGGGCCGCCTCTTCGCGTACGGCGACGCCCACCGCTACCGCGTCGGCATCAACGCCGACCACCTGCCGGTGAACCGCCCGCACGCCACCGAGGCGCGCACCCACTCCCGCGACGGCTTCCTGTACGACGGCCGCCACAAGGGCGCGAAGAACTACGAGCCGAACAGCTTCGGCGGCCCGTTCCAGACGGACCGGCCGCTGTGGCAGTCCGTCCCCGTCACGGGCGGCACCGGCAACCACGAGACGCCGCGGCACGCCGAGGACAACGACTTCGTGCAGGCGGGCAACCTCTACCGCCTGATGTCCGAGGACGAGAAGAACCGCCTGATCGAGAACCTGTCGGGCTTCATCGCCAAGGTCTCGCGCGATGAGATCGCCGAGCGCGCGATCAACAACTTCCGCCAGGCGGACGGTGACTTCGGCAAGCGGCTGGAGGCCGCGGTCCAGGCCCTGCGCGGCTGA
- a CDS encoding CBS domain-containing protein → MLVRDAMSTVVLTIGPTHTLRQAARLMSERRIGAAVVLDPDTCGLGILTERDVLNSLGRGQSPDTEIAGTHTTTDVVFATPAWTLEDAADAMAHGGFRHLIVMDGGEPTGIVSVRDIIRCWAPVRRAAAQELAV, encoded by the coding sequence ATGCTCGTCCGCGACGCCATGAGCACGGTGGTCCTGACCATCGGCCCCACCCATACCCTGCGCCAGGCGGCCAGGCTGATGTCCGAGCGCCGCATCGGCGCCGCCGTCGTCCTCGACCCCGACACCTGCGGGCTCGGGATCCTGACCGAGCGCGACGTCCTCAACTCCCTGGGCCGCGGCCAGAGTCCGGACACCGAGATCGCAGGCACCCACACCACGACCGACGTCGTCTTCGCCACCCCGGCGTGGACCCTGGAGGACGCGGCGGACGCCATGGCGCACGGCGGCTTCCGGCACCTGATCGTGATGGACGGGGGCGAGCCCACGGGCATCGTCTCGGTCCGCGACATCATCCGCTGCTGGGCACCGGTCCGGCGTGCGGCGGCACAGGAGCTGGCGGTCTGA
- the hisN gene encoding histidinol-phosphatase: protein MPDYHDDLRLAHVLADAADAQTMDRFKALDLKVETKPDMTPVSEADKAAEELIRSQLQRARPRDAILGEEYGVEGTGPRRWVIDPIDGTKNYVRGVPVWATLISLMEAVEGGYQPVVGVVSAPALGRRWWAAKGGGAYTGRSLTSATRLHVSKVSRLADASLAYSSLSGWEEQGRLDGFMDLTRAVWRTRGYGDFWPYMMVAEGAVDICAEPELSLWDMAAPAIVVTEAGGSFTGLDGRPGPHSGNAAASNGLLHDELLGYLNQRY, encoded by the coding sequence ATGCCCGACTACCACGATGATCTGCGTCTCGCCCATGTCCTCGCGGACGCCGCCGACGCCCAGACCATGGACCGGTTCAAGGCCCTCGACCTCAAGGTCGAGACCAAGCCGGACATGACGCCGGTGAGCGAGGCCGACAAGGCGGCCGAGGAGCTGATCCGCTCCCAGCTCCAGCGCGCGCGGCCGCGGGACGCGATCCTCGGCGAGGAGTACGGCGTCGAGGGCACGGGGCCGCGCCGCTGGGTGATCGACCCGATCGACGGCACCAAGAACTACGTACGCGGTGTTCCGGTCTGGGCCACGCTCATCTCTCTGATGGAGGCGGTCGAGGGGGGCTACCAGCCGGTGGTCGGCGTCGTCTCCGCGCCCGCGCTCGGCCGCCGCTGGTGGGCGGCGAAGGGCGGCGGTGCCTACACGGGGCGCAGCCTGACCTCGGCGACCCGGCTGCATGTGTCGAAGGTCTCCCGGCTCGCGGACGCGTCGCTGGCGTACTCCTCGCTCTCGGGCTGGGAGGAGCAGGGCCGCCTGGACGGCTTCATGGACCTGACCCGCGCGGTCTGGCGCACCCGTGGCTACGGCGACTTCTGGCCGTACATGATGGTGGCCGAGGGCGCGGTCGACATCTGCGCGGAGCCCGAGCTCTCGCTCTGGGACATGGCGGCGCCCGCGATCGTGGTCACGGAGGCGGGCGGCAGCTTCACCGGCCTCGACGGCAGGCCCGGCCCGCACAGCGGGAACGCGGCGGCGTCGAACGGCCTGCTCCACGACGAGCTGCTCGGCTACCTCAACCAGCGTTACTGA
- a CDS encoding TetR/AcrR family transcriptional regulator, producing the protein MPAARESLLDAAYTALARRPWPGVRMVDVAAVAGVSRQTLYNEFGSKEGLARALLRRETDGYLHGVERALAEEREPAERLAAVAAWTVGAARGNALVRAALTGCWSERLPTPSRAPGAPSSVPAQRRADAGVPSSAELLGMVRDRAVAALGGRGRGRDPELALACESAVRLALSYVVAPARDDDDPAELVRGAIGRWVAGR; encoded by the coding sequence ATGCCCGCAGCACGGGAATCCTTACTGGACGCGGCCTACACGGCGCTCGCCCGGCGCCCCTGGCCGGGTGTGCGCATGGTCGACGTCGCGGCCGTCGCCGGGGTGTCCCGGCAGACCCTCTACAACGAGTTCGGCAGCAAGGAAGGCCTCGCCCGCGCCCTGTTGCGCCGCGAGACCGACGGCTATCTGCACGGAGTCGAACGCGCGCTCGCCGAGGAGCGCGAACCGGCCGAGCGGCTGGCCGCCGTGGCCGCCTGGACGGTGGGCGCGGCGCGCGGCAACGCCCTCGTACGGGCCGCGCTCACCGGCTGCTGGAGCGAGCGGCTGCCCACGCCGAGCAGGGCCCCCGGGGCCCCGTCGTCGGTGCCCGCGCAGCGCCGCGCGGACGCCGGGGTGCCCTCGTCGGCGGAGCTGCTCGGGATGGTGCGGGACCGGGCGGTGGCCGCGCTCGGCGGCCGGGGCCGGGGGCGGGACCCGGAGCTGGCCCTCGCCTGCGAGAGCGCCGTCCGCCTCGCCCTGTCGTACGTCGTCGCGCCCGCCCGGGACGACGACGACCCCGCGGAGCTGGTCCGGGGGGCCATAGGGCGCTGGGTGGCGGGCAGATAG
- a CDS encoding multidrug efflux SMR transporter has translation MAWLLVIVAGILETGFAVCLKLSHGFTRLWPTIAFACFALGSFGLLTLALKKLDVGPAYAVWTGIGAAGTAIYGMIFLGDLVSTLKIVSISFVIIGVVGLQLSGSAH, from the coding sequence ATGGCGTGGCTGCTGGTCATCGTGGCGGGGATTCTTGAAACCGGCTTCGCGGTCTGTCTGAAGCTCTCGCACGGCTTCACCCGGCTCTGGCCGACGATCGCGTTCGCCTGTTTCGCGCTCGGCAGCTTCGGTCTGCTCACCCTGGCGCTGAAGAAGCTGGACGTCGGGCCCGCGTACGCGGTCTGGACCGGGATCGGCGCGGCGGGCACCGCGATCTACGGCATGATCTTCCTCGGTGACCTGGTCTCCACGCTCAAGATCGTCTCGATCTCGTTCGTGATCATCGGCGTGGTGGGGCTCCAGCTGTCCGGCTCCGCGCACTGA
- the rsgA gene encoding ribosome small subunit-dependent GTPase A, with translation MRRYGKNPDEDDIRVRPNRKGNRPRTHIRPKHEDAAEGMVLTVDRGRLTVLVDDRIVMAMKARELGRKAAVVGDRVAVVGDLSGKKDTLARIVRIGERTSVLRRTADDDDPYERVVVANADQLAIVTALADPEPRPRLIDRCVVAAYDGGLEPILVLTKSDLASADKLLETYATLDIPYVVTSREEFTDGAELARVHELLDGKVTAFVGHSGVGKTTLVNALVPEERRRTTGHVNAVTGRGRHTTTSALALPLADVGGWVIDTPGVRSFGLNHVDPSRVILAFPDLEPGTADCPRGCSHDEKDCALDAWVADGHADPQRLYSLRRLLATRERREDD, from the coding sequence ATGCGCCGCTACGGCAAGAACCCCGACGAGGACGACATCCGCGTCCGCCCCAACCGCAAGGGCAACCGCCCCCGTACCCACATCAGGCCCAAGCACGAGGACGCCGCCGAGGGCATGGTCCTCACCGTCGACCGCGGGCGGCTGACCGTCCTGGTCGACGACCGGATCGTGATGGCCATGAAGGCCCGTGAACTGGGCCGCAAGGCCGCCGTGGTGGGCGACAGGGTCGCGGTGGTCGGGGACCTGTCCGGCAAGAAGGACACCCTCGCCCGCATCGTGCGGATCGGCGAGCGCACCTCCGTCCTGCGGCGCACCGCCGACGACGACGACCCCTACGAGCGGGTGGTCGTCGCCAACGCCGACCAGCTCGCCATCGTCACCGCCCTCGCCGACCCGGAGCCGCGCCCGCGGCTGATCGACCGGTGCGTCGTGGCGGCGTACGACGGCGGCCTGGAACCGATCCTCGTGCTGACCAAGTCGGACCTGGCGTCGGCCGACAAGCTCCTGGAGACGTACGCCACCCTCGACATCCCCTACGTGGTCACCAGCCGCGAGGAGTTCACCGACGGCGCGGAGCTGGCGCGGGTGCACGAGCTGCTCGACGGCAAGGTCACCGCCTTCGTCGGGCACTCCGGGGTGGGCAAGACGACGCTGGTGAACGCGCTGGTCCCCGAGGAGCGGCGCCGCACCACGGGGCACGTCAACGCGGTCACGGGGCGCGGCAGGCACACCACCACCTCCGCGCTGGCGCTGCCGCTGGCGGATGTGGGCGGCTGGGTGATCGACACTCCGGGCGTGCGGTCGTTCGGCCTCAACCACGTCGATCCTTCGCGCGTCATCCTCGCCTTCCCCGACCTGGAGCCGGGGACGGCGGACTGCCCGCGCGGCTGCAGTCACGACGAGAAGGACTGCGCGCTGGACGCCTGGGTCGCCGACGGGCACGCGGACCCGCAGCGCCTGTACTCCCTGCGCCGGCTGCTGGCCACGCGCGAGCGGCGCGAGGACGACTGA
- the aroA gene encoding 3-phosphoshikimate 1-carboxyvinyltransferase, with the protein MTETPAHTALWPAPHASGAVTATVHVPGSKSVTNRALVLASLAAEPGWLRRPLRSRDTLLMAGALRAMGVGIEETVSSSSSVAGGTGEAWRVIPSGLHGPATVDVGNAGTVMRFLPPVAALADGPIRFDGDPRSYERPLTGVIDALRVLGARIDDTTLGSPGALPLTVHGAGALDGGPVEIDASSSSQFVSALLLSGPRFNQGVEVRHVGGPLPSMPHIRMTVDMLRSAGAQVDTPEAGGEPNVWRVTPGALLGRDLTVEPDLSNAQPFLAAALVTGGTVTIPDWPAYTTQPGDALREIFTQMGGSCELTEQGLVFTGSGSIHGLDVDLSEVGELTPGIAAVAALADSPSTLRGVAHLRLHETDRLAALTKEINELGGDVTETADGLHIRPRPLHGGVFHTYDDHRMATAGAIIGLAVAGVQIENVATTAKTLPDFPELWTGMLGN; encoded by the coding sequence ATGACCGAAACCCCGGCGCACACCGCCCTCTGGCCCGCCCCGCACGCAAGCGGAGCCGTCACCGCGACGGTCCACGTCCCCGGTTCGAAGTCGGTCACCAACCGCGCGCTCGTCCTCGCCTCCCTCGCCGCCGAGCCGGGCTGGCTGCGCCGCCCGCTGCGCTCCCGCGACACGCTGCTGATGGCGGGCGCCCTGCGCGCGATGGGCGTCGGCATCGAGGAGACGGTGTCGTCCAGCTCCTCCGTCGCTGGCGGCACCGGCGAGGCCTGGCGCGTGATCCCCTCGGGTCTGCACGGCCCGGCCACAGTCGACGTCGGCAACGCCGGCACGGTCATGCGCTTCCTGCCCCCGGTCGCCGCCCTCGCCGACGGCCCGATCCGCTTCGACGGCGATCCCCGTTCGTATGAGCGCCCCCTGACCGGTGTGATCGACGCCCTGCGCGTGCTCGGCGCCCGCATCGACGACACGACGCTCGGCAGCCCGGGGGCGCTGCCGCTCACCGTGCACGGCGCCGGGGCCCTGGACGGCGGACCGGTCGAGATCGACGCCTCGTCCTCCTCCCAGTTCGTGAGCGCTTTGCTGCTGTCGGGCCCGCGCTTCAACCAGGGCGTGGAGGTCCGGCACGTGGGCGGCCCGCTGCCCTCCATGCCGCACATCCGGATGACGGTCGACATGCTGCGCTCGGCCGGGGCGCAGGTGGACACCCCCGAGGCGGGCGGTGAGCCCAACGTCTGGCGGGTCACCCCCGGCGCGCTGCTCGGCCGTGACCTGACCGTCGAGCCCGACCTCTCCAACGCCCAGCCGTTCCTCGCCGCGGCCCTGGTCACCGGCGGCACGGTCACCATCCCCGACTGGCCCGCGTACACCACGCAGCCCGGCGACGCGCTCCGCGAGATCTTCACGCAGATGGGCGGCTCCTGCGAGCTGACCGAGCAGGGCCTGGTCTTCACCGGCTCCGGCTCGATCCACGGCCTCGACGTGGACCTGAGCGAGGTCGGCGAGCTGACCCCCGGCATCGCGGCGGTCGCGGCCCTCGCCGACTCCCCCTCGACGCTGCGCGGCGTCGCGCACCTGCGGCTGCACGAGACGGACCGCCTTGCCGCGCTCACCAAGGAGATCAACGAACTCGGCGGCGACGTCACCGAGACCGCCGACGGCCTGCACATCCGCCCGCGCCCGCTGCACGGCGGTGTCTTCCACACCTACGACGACCACCGCATGGCGACCGCGGGCGCGATCATCGGCCTCGCGGTGGCCGGCGTACAGATCGAGAACGTCGCGACGACGGCGAAGACCCTCCCGGACTTCCCCGAACTCTGGACCGGGATGCTCGGGAACTGA
- a CDS encoding M50 family metallopeptidase: protein MESTATASPADLWDRVFGTQPAPEQWLVIAAGVVALAVVVPHGVWRLARNAITIAHEGGHGLVALLTGRRLDGIRLHSDTSGLTVSRGRPTGPGMILTAAAGYTAPPLLGLGGAALLSSGRITALLWIATALLVAMLVMIRNAYGALTVLLTGGTFLLVSWLAETDVQAAFAYAVVWFLLLGGVRPAFELQAKRRHGGAGDSDADQLSRLTHVPAGLWLFLFHAVSLCSLMGGARWLLAV from the coding sequence ATGGAAAGCACCGCCACCGCCAGTCCGGCCGATCTCTGGGACCGCGTCTTCGGCACGCAGCCCGCGCCCGAGCAGTGGCTGGTGATCGCGGCCGGCGTCGTCGCGCTCGCCGTCGTCGTCCCGCACGGCGTGTGGCGCCTGGCCCGCAACGCCATCACCATCGCCCACGAGGGCGGCCACGGCCTGGTCGCGCTGCTCACCGGGCGCCGCCTCGACGGCATACGCCTGCACTCCGACACCTCGGGCCTGACCGTCTCACGCGGCAGGCCCACCGGGCCCGGCATGATCCTGACCGCGGCGGCCGGCTACACCGCGCCCCCGCTGCTCGGCCTCGGCGGCGCGGCCCTGCTCTCCTCGGGGCGCATCACGGCCCTGCTGTGGATCGCCACCGCGCTGCTCGTCGCGATGCTGGTCATGATCCGCAACGCGTACGGCGCCCTGACGGTCCTGCTGACCGGGGGCACCTTCCTCCTGGTGTCCTGGCTGGCGGAGACCGACGTGCAGGCGGCTTTCGCGTACGCGGTGGTGTGGTTCCTGCTCCTGGGCGGTGTTCGCCCCGCCTTCGAGCTCCAGGCCAAGCGCCGGCACGGGGGCGCGGGCGACTCGGACGCCGACCAGCTCTCGCGGCTCACCCACGTCCCCGCCGGGCTGTGGCTCTTCCTCTTCCACGCCGTGTCGCTCTGCTCCCTGATGGGCGGGGCACGCTGGCTCCTCGCCGTCTGA